The sequence below is a genomic window from Ischnura elegans chromosome 2, ioIscEleg1.1, whole genome shotgun sequence.
GGCGGAGGCATTGTGTGTGTTCGGCACGCGCCACGCGGAAGGGATTTTTACACAGGGCCGAAGAGGTGGGGGGTGTCAAgggtggttggggggggggtgtCCAAATCCAAGCCACCCACATCTCATTTGAGAGTGAAAGCCACGAACTTTCACTCTCCAGATGCACGAGGGAGGGCCCCCATGTGCTCGCTCTCGTTTGCGTTCCCGCTCCGACCGCACTTTTTCCGGCACTTCtgcaacctcctcctcctcctcgccgcCGTACCTTTCTACTCCACCGTTGAACTCTCCGTTGAAGAGGTCCACGGAGGCGAGTTCGAAGAACATACAGGCACCGTTCTACAGCTACATATCCCCACTAATACCTAAACGCGAATACAACGACCAAGTCCGATTTCATGCTTTCCCAATTCTTTTTGCAGATTTGATGCAGATTTTTTCGGGGCATCTAAACGGGTTAGGATCACCATTTCTACCAAAGTTTCGATAGAATACTTTTCCTTCGTCCTCAGAGCTGGTTGATGGAGAACCTAACCCGGTCGGAAACTCGAGAAGAAGTCATCGAAGACCTATCCGGCCGCCCTAAATAGCATTGAAATCATTAAATTAGGGAAATGTGTTTccagtagggatggtcggatcggatacctcggatccaaagtcgcgaaagacatcggatctgaatccgaaattttgaataatagcttcagtgaatgcgaCCCCCATGCCCCATgcaatgccccataagggtggaaagagttccgattctctctttgaatgcGCCGTCGAATGCGATTATTGCCCTACTTATGAAccgatttgtttgaaagctctcgcagaggttacgtaggagaatttcagccgtgaaaataaaaaacacgaaatacgactggcacatagtgtgactcttcctaagagattgaacaatcatcgggggaatctcagcgacaggaatttgaaaatgcatttggatccgaaagatccggctccgaaagatccggctccgaaagatccggctccgaaaatgaaggatccgatccggatctgaaaaaaatcctggatccgtccatccctagtttccAGGCTTCTCGAGAAATCAAAAAATCGCATTGCGTCCGGAGCTTTTGCGGCACGTCCGCAAACTCGTCGCTCACATTCATTTCTATTCCATTGCTAATGACGAGTTAGAGAGAGAGAGTCTGAGAGCAGATATGGACTTCTTCCGTAATAAGCAAAGAAATACACatgtattttccaaattttaggAGGCTTAAATTTTTAAGCTTTATTCTTAAATGCTTCTCCgtaatattgaatattatttttttaatattaacagGTCGTGAAATGAAAACCGGAAAACCCCTAGTGCTTATTATTTGATATGCCCCATTAAAAGAGCGGAattgttttaaaaagtaatacttaggtcgaaaaaataattgttaaatcgTCGTTTTACCGGCAGTTCTGCGAAGGCGTCCATTTCCACTCCACTGTCGATGTTACCCACAAAGATTTCCATAATCCATGAAGGTCCCTCCGACACCACTCTACCGATCTACATCAATAAATCTCTATTCTGTTGATTACGTAATCCAGATCACTGCCGGAAATTGGTCTACATCCATGAAATTGGGGGAGCGGTTGTAAAAAAGAGAGagctacaaaaaaataatttttcttctgatgttattttttccggAATTTCTGCAATTTCGTCATTCGCCTTTCCTTTCATATCCAACGCTGAAGTCTCCGAAGCAGCCCACAATCCTCCTCCCATCCATTCTATACATAGTGTTGGTCTTATTAATTTGTCTAAGATTTTTCAACACGTTTCTAACTAAAATTACCACGGTTGATtgatccaaaatttaaaaaaaaaatagttttcaactgTCTCATTTGTAGGGGAAATTATAGGGGCAAAAGAAAGAAGCGTAGAAAAACATATGACGACTGTCAACGAATATGAAGGTggtgaaaatcaacaaaaaaatagtgaattaaCTCATGGTCCACCTCTAAGATGGACCTTAATCATGAGATTAGGTTCAAAAAAGGAACTGCATAAATATTTAGTTCTTTAGGCTAAAAATGAAGGAACCATTGCAAATTTGTTCAGGAAAGACATGAAgtaagtaaaaattcattttagattGTTCAAACAAATCCAGCAGGCATGAGCATTTGCGCCAACGGAATATTTACTATATTATCAGAGAATGAAGACCTCAGCGAGCAGAGTGGGAACGGGGGAGTTCAAACTTCAAACCCCTACTGAAATACATTCCTCGCTCAAAAGTCCTCCGAAAGGTTCTTCAGCCAACatgaaaatcgtcattttcattatttttcctcggAAATATGACAGACTTAAGCAAACTAAGATATTCCAAAGTGCCAGAGCCGGCGTGTGGAGATTTTAcatctatgaaaaatattattattatattgtacaagttacaagatgactatttgccaggtggtaacagcttatatgaaaaaaaatttgtaaatgaaaaatacatcaaaacCCATCGCGTACACTTTATACCGAAGCCAAACTAATGTATTCTAAGCTCTTTTTCTCAAGCCTTCATTAAAGTAAGATATTCTACAGTAGACTTTGTAATAGTCTCACGCCTTCGGTTCATTTCAGATTAATATAACGCATCCTTTCCTCTCGAAAGatagtattttgtaatttttggctAATTATCACTCCATTAAAACGCACgctgtaattttgaaaatttcagagtagTTCGCATGTGGAATAGAACTTTGCCAACGTTTGCTTatatatcaaatattgaaaaatacatatGAGAAAATGTTGAGAGAGAGTTTCCAAATTTGgagttttagaaaaattatgCCTAGGGCCTAGCATGAGCATTTGAAGGGCCTAGCATGAGTTTTCAGCGAGTAATTCGGGCAAACTAAAATGAAATGGGTGGAGTTTGAGGTCCCCTTCATTTCTCGCCGTAGGGAGGCAAGAGACGCCCGATACATTGCTCGCCTATCCTTTTATAAAGTCTGTGTCTTACCCCAAATACAAATATGCTTTGATTAATTGGAATGATtgtacttaataaaaaaatatgatgagattctttcccggcgtattaattgagtgaagtcctctcgggatttccaccggttgatttgatttataggcaccaacgtttcaatgaacgcctcgttcatcgtcctcagggtgaataataaatttttactgattaaagaatgtttataagtaactataaacaaattgcaacaattaagttacccctgatcggccggaaaaatctgaatttttatgaaacggtggggttctatgatttttaattttctttaaaatgggattccacgcattgctaattttgtatccagtgtccctattgaaattatttttattaagcctaatttcaatggcctccttagcgagcctgtcccagaagttgttggaacggcagattaatttggcgctatcccatttaatttggtgatccctattaatgctatgttcagccacagcagacttatcaggctgtccaagtctgaaatgcctccgatgctccttaatcctggtggctatcgttctaccagtctcccccacgtagatttggccacattcacaggaaatctggtagacgccaggtgtcattaggccaacggggtcttttgccttcactaattggtccctcagtttactaataggtttatgtattgtctctatattgtatcttttgagaatgttcgagatcttagtagatactgtcgacatatatggcagaacagccctggctacaggcttagactcttaaaaatcatagaaccccaccgtttcataaaaattcagatttttccggccgatcaggggtaacttaattgttgcaatttgtttatagttacttataaacattctttaatcagtaaaaatttattattcaccctgaggacgatgaacgaggcgttcattgaaacgttggtgcctataaatcaaatcaaccggtggaaatcccgagaggacttcactcaattaatacgccgggaaagaatctcatcatattttacatTCCTCTACGGGGAGGAAATACACCGCAACATACGCCTGTTGGAGAAACTGCGAAAGGAAAAGGCAAGACTTCTTAGTTCTCTTGCTTTCCTTTTGAGATGTCGCGATGAAGAAACTATACCTAAATTCGCCATGGCTCGTGCGTCCACTAAGTCACCAGCAGTGAGCCGCATTCTAAGAAGAACCAGCTTGGCTTTGGTCCGTGAACGAATCCACGATAAGCGAAGACTTTTGGACTGCAACGCAAAGAAACTTATGGCACTACATCTTCGAATTGCATCGGTTCTCTCTCCTCTGGACTGGGAATTTATTGACCGAGTCACTACTGCCATGGgagaaattttattggaaaaggagaaaataagacAGAAGAGTAAGTACGATCGCCTTCCAAAGTCTAAGCCTGTCGCTCCTCCATTGGACCCAAAACGTGTTGTTATTAATttgacaaatgaaagttttaacgaGGCAACTTTTACGGCATTGTCCAAGGGACTTCACTTTGCTCCAGCACCCAAGACTATCCCATATTTAGATTATGTAGGTGGAATAGAAAATGCTGTTCGTAAACTTCCGGATGATTTGGCCGAAGAAGTGAGGGTCGAAGTTTCCTATGTTTTAAGTCGGGCCGTCCCACCAAAACCTAATATATCCAGAGAGGAACGATCTGCCATCAGAGCCCTTCGTGGGAACGAGGAGGTTACTATCTTGCCAGCAGACAAGGGGAACGCCAAATAGGATTTATTGATACCGAAATAGGATTTATTGATACAAATCTACGCTCTGAGAGATGAAACATCCATGTAAGCAAGCAAGAATACACGGGATGCCTCAGGATACACGGTATCATGCCTCGCCATCGTGTCTGGTATCCATGGGCATCAGTCactgacaatagggtggtttcctattattttttattgcctatatcgaaagattattactcctggagtacgcatttcacgcttttagattttctaatgacgatatctatttttcgcgatcaaacgaaaagtgaaaaatttcaagcgcgcgaaaacgcgacgcgtaagtatgaatgtcgggaaatctctcggtgtggcgtatttctggttccagctgtcgccgtgtgaggtgaccttggggcgaggcttgagcgctgatacaacgcaggttgctagcaggtagcgcttggcttaaataaggattattattaccctaccaaacgaaggaaactttccgaacttcaataattttaatgggtgattatcaagagatgtttccctgagctctgtgcctcatgcattcattggtaatctcaggcaatgtaaaactcctatctactcgtgtagaaactaggtccctgtgacgtcacgtggagtggaatcgcatgggcgccaatctggcccttttcaaataaggttaaaattggccattaacattcgtctaaactgagatttctaaaacagaataatttttatattatgaatacacaaatggtgggtaaggaatcacaatcaatgcatttcgatttctatgataaaggaaactaccctcttgcGAAATTACATGAGCAAACTCAGGTAATTTCGTAACACCGATATGACCGTCATCGATCATGTCTCGGACAGTCTGTGGACGAACTACGTGACGTCAGCCGAGCAAATGAAAGGAATGCGCTTTAGACCCATCTTGTTCACTTAACTTCACTCTTTTATTCACTTCCAATTAACTCTCTCGCCGATGAGGTGGTTTTGACGGAATCGATGTGTCGCGCACAGCAGCTATCGATGCCTGCGAATGATCCGCCTTCGTTTGCGACACCGACCGAATTTATGGTCACTCATCATTGCGACGATAGAAATGTAGAGGAACTACcatgaaaaaataccaaaaactcTTGTCCGAAAAATACTGTGCATTAAATACACATTTCAAAAGCTATAAAGCTGTATGAAACATTGTGGTATTTAAACAAATGTGAGCCATGAGTAGATAactcataatttattaattttaacgaaTTTTCAATAACAATCTTCGCAAGTTTTCCATTCATTCCTTTTATGAgaactatttattaaaatacatgaGTTTTTATTGACAATTTGCagatatgtattaaaaattacaacGTGCAAAACAACATATTCGGATTGGAACAGAAATGAGTATAATATTACAATGTATGCAACGAATAGATAAAACTGCGATCAAACTAAAATTTGAGGTCAACATGCACGTATATTACACCCAAATATTCACATAAAAATGGGCTATGGAGTATTAATGCATAGggtaaacaaattaaatatgctaTTTCGGGAGGATAGACAGAGAAAAAAAGCTCTAAATGTAATGGTGGAACCCAAAGGTAAGTAAGTTGCAAAATAAGCAATTAAAatggtatggtactttttcacaccattttgtaaaaaagtaccataacttttaaattgtttacaatggattttgaCAAAGTTAAGCGTGGAACAATTGATTCTATTGGCTCCATGCACCTTACGTGGGCCCTGAGATACTTTGGTGGTTAGTCTCCACAAAAAAGCAATTTATGGGTGATGCTGCAGCccttaaacaaataatttgaaaatcacgactatgtttttttttttcacctaGCGAAAAATTTCTGGTGTCTCCACGAATAGATTTAGGACTGTGTAGAGATGAGTTTTTGATGAGTTTATTTATaaactcattaaataatttttgattaatgCAATAGTTCgaggcgttacttgatggaactcaTTCATGACTATCAGGAAAGATTTGCTAGTTCCGCAATAATTGAATCACTCGCGTCCTTTTTCGATGCAATGCTTGATCTTCTGGccctgaagaagaagaagatctgTATCTGTGTCGAAACCGGAAGCGAGAGAATAAATTATTGTTGAACTAGCAAAGTTTCATTCTTTCCTGATGTTCAATTTTAGATTATGTCGCAAAAGTTTCCAGCAGTTTGCGCTAACCGCAATGCGGAGCGCGTTGGGTATAAAAGGCAATAGAGCATATAGAAATtatattcacaaaatttcttattgcaatgtaaaaattgtgtaaatttctggtatacttaaaaaaatatgtggaaaattttcaaatattttgtcatcttatgtatcaaaaaattaaaatcaaatttcataatttattatttaagcttCTACTAGCACAAAAATAATAACTCTCAGAATaaacaaatgcgaaaaatatttattgtattgtaaactggctggttgtggcaAACATGGTTTACCGCGACAGCGGGAACGCGTCTCCGGCGAGCTTCATAATGTGAGATCATAGTGCGAAGACGATTGGGGTCCCACATTCCTACTCCCACCTAAATATATGTGATAAAATGATATGGCTTCACCTTAATTTTAAAGGTTTGTGAAACCAACTTTTACTGAAATTCTCAGTTAACAGCCGCAAAGCTGGGAACCTGAGTAGCATAAACAGCAGCGATATTCAGCGCAGCATCCTAGTGGCAGTGAGACGATTGGGGTGGAGGAATAGAATGAGGTGGAGAGGAGAGGAGTTAAGAGAGGCAGGGGTGGGAAAGAGCAGCAAGTGGGGAGGGGCTCAGGTGCGGTGGGAAGGGCGGCATCTCCGGGGTTGTGTTGAGTTATAAGGGGGTGAGAGAGTCTCTGCTGCGGAGGGTAGAACGTTGGCGGCAAGGCATATCGCAAGGGTGGCTTTATAGAGGGAGGGGTTGAAGAGAGTGAGATGGAGGATTTAGGGTGCAGAGTAGAATTAGTGGGAAGACGGAGAGAGAGGAGTTTAGATGAGAATGGAAGTTTTCGGGATGGGGAGAGAGGCGGGCGgaataaatcaagataaaaataagGCGAAAGGATTACTGCCCGCGGGATGAAGTGAGATGGATAGGTGGCGCTGTATTTGTCTTCGCCTCACGCCGCCCGTGGCGCGCCCTTCGCGCTTCGAGAACTCGCTGTGACGCATGGACACCTGCACAGGCcttgaagggaaaaaatgaagTCGTGCGGGGAAAATTCATATCCCTATTATCTACAGCCGTTTCAAACCCACCGTTTAGAAAATAAGGCTCATCAAACGTAGATTATGTAAGAAATAGAACATGTTACTCGGCAGAACTAGGCACCGGGGATGCTAAATGTACAAAATTGGTGGAGTTAAAATAGTTGATGAAAGTGGAAGAAATAATATGATTTGATTTTAATGAGAGGGCAAATATAGCTCGAAACATTCACCCAAATAcgttattttgaattaaaataagtttaataaatttttaaagttacagAAAAGAATATTCCGAGCTGTTCCAAGACGTATTCCAGAAAGAACaatcaagttttattttgctATGTAATAACAATctataatcatttttttcaatggcaTACATCGAATGCTACTTTACTAACACGTCAGCCGTCTCATAGGGACATTTTCGTCAAAAACAAGACCCAAGAAGTCGAGCCTGCAAGGACTATATTATAATAACGTAACAGCAACACCGGGCGTTTTGGAAGCAATcactgaaacatattttttttcattgagctACATGCTACAGAAGCATTctcttcgagaaaaaaatcatgtaacGATGGCGCAGAAACTACGGCAACACGTTGCGAAGTTTGATGTCACATGGTGCGAAGGAGAACgcggaagaaaagagaaataaaaatgaagcaatctGGAGAGAGAGTTATTTGAAAGGGGAAGAAGGGATGGCAGGGAAAGAAATGTGGAGACTCGAAATGGAAGGATGGGATGCGAGGGGCGGGAAAGAATTTACGAGGGGTGAGATATGAAAggggggagtggaagggaagaagatgATGGGCGATggcggaggagaggggaggggagcgagggagtggggggggagggggacagatgggggaggaggaagaattGGAGGAGAGATAGAGGAGGAGCGAGATAAGGGGGAATGGAAGGGATGGAGTCGAGGAAGAAGGAAATATGGGGAGGACGGAAAGATAAGAAGGATTGAGAGAGAGATCGAGGGGAAGAGGGTAAGGAAGAACGGAAAGGAGAATGGAGGGAGAAGTGGGAGAGTAGAAAAAAGACAAAAGTGAAGAGGAAGGAATGGTAAAGAAACAAATGGTAAAGAAGAAGAATGGTAAACCAGGTAGAAAGAGAGTGTTTAACATAAAAAATGGTAAATcccacatcatcatcactggtcaaaaatcctaggattggtttgacgcaactctccgctcagttctcctatcagctaatcttttcacacctacgtatttattctctttcacatccttctttacttgttccatatattttgttcgaagtcttccttttccattcttgccttccacttgtccctcgacgattgtcttcatcaggccatcatgtctcaagatgtggcctataaggttgttccgtcttcttgttaaggttttcatgaggcttctcttctctcctactcttcttaggactccctcgttactaactcggtcgatccatttgatcttcatcatccttctaaggaaccacatttcgaaggcctctatccttgctttctccgctgcggtcattgtccatgcctcacttccgtatatgagcatactccaaatgtaggttcttataaattgtttctttgct
It includes:
- the LOC124173965 gene encoding uncharacterized protein LOC124173965: MARASTKSPAVSRILRRTSLALVRERIHDKRRLLDCNAKKLMALHLRIASVLSPLDWEFIDRVTTAMGEILLEKEKIRQKSKYDRLPKSKPVAPPLDPKRVVINLTNESFNEATFTALSKGLHFAPAPKTIPYLDYVGGIENAVRKLPDDLAEEVRVEVSYVLSRAVPPKPNISREERSAIRALRGNEEVTILPADKGNAK